One Candidatus Omnitrophota bacterium genomic window carries:
- a CDS encoding NADH-dependent [FeFe] hydrogenase, group A6, which yields MRTAKINNISVTVEEGTTILDAAKKVNIKIPTLCKHPDLDATASCGICVVKVKGTNKMLRACCTPIEEGMEIVTHDRELQDIRRTVIELILSNHPNDCLQCGRNNNCELQDLAADFGIREFPFKQVLRELPADSSTGTIRLVPEKCILCGRCVQVCQGIQDVWALSFLERGMNTRISSAGDIQLADSPCIKCGQCSAHCPTGAIFEFDQTRQTWEALYDENKYCVVQIAPAVRVAIGEAFGFPKGTDLTGKLYAALRKLGFRAVFDTNFGADLTIMEEANEFVQRLVNKKGPMPLITTCCPSWVDFMERSYPDMIEYFSSAKSPHEMVGVLSKTYYADKSGLDPAKICMISIMPCTSKKYEITRSEHMFASGHQDIDIVLTTRELARMIKQAGIDFNSLEEEEPDHILGDYTGAGLIFGATGGVMEAALRTAYFLVTGKNLEKVDFKDVRGLKGVKETEIDIAGSIIRIAVAHGLGNVEYVIKRIEDAVTSGSELPYHFVEVMACPGGCVGGGGQPYGATDELRKERAAGLYKGDVDSKIRVSHENPYVKQLYDEFLGKPLGEKAHKLLHTRYTPRPLYRK from the coding sequence ATGAGGACTGCGAAGATCAACAACATATCGGTTACCGTGGAAGAAGGTACCACCATACTTGACGCCGCGAAAAAAGTTAACATTAAGATACCTACTCTCTGCAAGCATCCGGACCTGGACGCTACCGCTTCATGCGGTATATGCGTGGTTAAGGTCAAAGGAACGAACAAGATGCTGAGGGCGTGCTGCACGCCTATCGAGGAAGGCATGGAGATCGTGACCCATGACAGGGAACTGCAGGACATCCGACGCACGGTCATAGAGCTCATCCTGTCAAACCATCCTAACGATTGCCTGCAGTGTGGTCGGAACAACAATTGTGAGCTGCAGGACCTGGCCGCCGATTTCGGCATAAGGGAGTTCCCGTTCAAACAGGTGCTGAGGGAGCTTCCCGCGGACAGTTCTACCGGTACCATAAGGCTGGTGCCGGAAAAGTGCATTCTTTGCGGACGGTGTGTGCAGGTGTGCCAGGGGATACAGGATGTGTGGGCATTGTCCTTTCTCGAAAGAGGGATGAATACCAGGATATCATCCGCGGGAGACATACAGCTCGCGGACAGTCCCTGTATCAAGTGCGGACAATGTTCGGCGCATTGCCCGACAGGCGCTATTTTCGAGTTCGACCAGACGCGCCAGACATGGGAAGCGCTTTATGACGAAAATAAGTACTGTGTAGTACAGATAGCGCCGGCCGTCAGGGTAGCCATAGGAGAGGCGTTCGGGTTCCCGAAGGGGACCGACCTTACCGGAAAACTTTACGCGGCGCTCAGAAAGCTTGGATTTCGCGCGGTCTTCGACACTAATTTCGGGGCAGACCTTACAATAATGGAAGAAGCCAACGAGTTCGTGCAGCGCTTGGTGAATAAAAAGGGGCCCATGCCCCTTATAACCACATGCTGTCCATCGTGGGTGGATTTCATGGAAAGGTCTTATCCTGACATGATAGAGTATTTCTCTTCCGCCAAATCGCCGCATGAGATGGTGGGGGTATTGTCCAAGACATATTACGCCGACAAGAGCGGGCTCGATCCGGCGAAAATATGTATGATATCCATAATGCCGTGTACTTCCAAGAAATACGAGATCACGCGGAGTGAACATATGTTCGCTTCAGGGCACCAGGACATAGATATAGTGCTCACGACACGCGAGCTCGCGCGTATGATAAAACAGGCGGGGATAGATTTCAACTCGCTGGAGGAAGAAGAACCCGACCACATATTGGGCGATTATACGGGGGCCGGGCTTATTTTCGGGGCCACTGGTGGTGTCATGGAAGCGGCGCTCAGGACGGCATATTTCCTCGTAACGGGCAAGAACCTCGAGAAGGTCGACTTTAAGGATGTAAGGGGACTTAAGGGCGTGAAGGAAACGGAGATAGACATAGCCGGCAGCATTATACGTATCGCCGTGGCGCACGGCCTGGGTAATGTGGAATACGTGATAAAACGTATCGAGGACGCGGTAACTTCGGGCAGCGAGCTCCCGTATCATTTTGTGGAAGTGATGGCGTGTCCCGGCGGGTGTGTCGGCGGGGGCGGCCAGCCTTACGGGGCTACGGACGAACTCAGGAAAGAAAGGGCCGCCGGTCTTTATAAGGGCGATGTGGATAGCAAGATCAGGGTGTCCCATGAGAACCCGTACGTGAAACAGTTGTACGATGAGTTCCTGGGGAAACCCCTTGGGGAAAAGGCGCATAAGCTCTTGCATACGAGGTATACGCCAAGACCTCTTTACAGGAAGTGA
- a CDS encoding NADH-ubiquinone oxidoreductase-F iron-sulfur binding region domain-containing protein — MKTVFICDTDGKGRHDEIYGLMVKEIERVGLAEKARVVRAVELDVYGKGIAVHVAGTGVTYTGVEAKDVPSMVKNAIADGKVIKDMPVAAGTRQVKIVLRNCGVVDPENIDDYIASDGYQALSTKIIGRKPEDLIDELKRSGLRGRGGGGFPTWLKWNFARNAKGEQKFIICNGDEGDPGAYMDRSVLEGDPHSVIEGMIIAGYMIGATKGYCYIRAEYPLAIKRVQKAIDQAYEYGLLGKDILGTGFVFDLEIRLGAGAFVCGEETALIASIEGKRGCPTPRPPYPSIKGLWGCPTVINNVETLANVPYIYLYGGDNFASVGSATSKGTKVFALTGKVRNSGLIEVPMGTTIRDIVYEVGGGVLDDKKIKAVQTGGPSGGVIPEEYIDTPVDYENLQKLGSIMGSGGMIVMDEDDCMVDIAKFYLRFCVDESCGKCAPCRIGGYQMLQYLKKISRGEATEEDIKKLEMIAGAVMKASLCGLGQTAPNPVISTLKYFRKEYDEHVREHKCAAGKCAALLKYSISQAKCKKCGLCAKVCPADAITKNERGEWLISAEKCVKCGKCHETCKFDAIIQG, encoded by the coding sequence ATGAAAACGGTTTTTATATGTGATACGGACGGAAAAGGACGCCATGACGAGATCTACGGTCTTATGGTAAAGGAGATAGAGCGCGTGGGCCTGGCCGAAAAAGCGCGTGTAGTGCGGGCGGTCGAGCTTGATGTGTACGGCAAGGGGATCGCCGTTCATGTAGCCGGTACAGGGGTGACATATACCGGAGTGGAGGCCAAAGACGTGCCGAGTATGGTCAAGAATGCCATCGCGGATGGTAAGGTCATCAAGGACATGCCCGTGGCTGCCGGTACCAGGCAGGTGAAGATCGTGCTAAGGAATTGCGGGGTCGTCGACCCGGAGAACATAGATGATTACATCGCCAGTGACGGGTACCAGGCCCTTTCGACCAAGATCATCGGACGGAAACCCGAGGACCTTATCGATGAACTAAAAAGGAGCGGTCTTCGCGGACGTGGCGGCGGAGGTTTCCCCACGTGGCTGAAATGGAATTTCGCGCGTAACGCCAAAGGCGAACAAAAGTTCATAATATGCAACGGGGACGAAGGTGACCCCGGCGCTTACATGGACAGGAGCGTGCTTGAGGGAGACCCGCATTCGGTGATAGAGGGCATGATAATAGCCGGTTATATGATCGGAGCCACGAAAGGATATTGTTATATCCGGGCGGAATACCCACTGGCGATAAAGAGGGTGCAGAAGGCCATAGACCAGGCATATGAGTACGGGCTTCTCGGGAAGGACATATTGGGTACCGGGTTCGTGTTCGATCTTGAGATAAGACTTGGCGCGGGCGCGTTCGTGTGCGGGGAGGAGACGGCCCTGATCGCTTCTATCGAAGGAAAGAGGGGGTGCCCAACGCCGCGGCCGCCGTATCCGTCCATAAAAGGGTTGTGGGGATGCCCGACCGTAATAAACAATGTCGAGACCCTGGCGAACGTACCCTATATATATCTTTACGGGGGGGACAATTTCGCCTCGGTGGGAAGCGCCACGTCCAAGGGGACCAAGGTATTCGCGCTTACCGGCAAGGTCAGGAATTCCGGGCTTATCGAAGTGCCTATGGGTACGACGATCAGGGACATCGTGTATGAAGTGGGCGGCGGGGTGCTGGACGATAAGAAGATAAAAGCCGTACAGACGGGAGGGCCTTCGGGCGGGGTTATTCCCGAAGAGTACATAGACACGCCGGTGGACTACGAGAACCTGCAGAAACTGGGGTCCATAATGGGTTCCGGCGGGATGATAGTCATGGACGAGGATGATTGCATGGTGGATATCGCTAAATTCTACCTTCGTTTCTGTGTTGATGAATCATGCGGTAAGTGCGCGCCGTGCCGTATCGGCGGATACCAGATGCTGCAATACCTGAAGAAGATATCGCGTGGCGAAGCGACGGAAGAGGATATCAAGAAGCTTGAGATGATAGCGGGGGCGGTAATGAAGGCTTCTCTCTGCGGGCTGGGCCAGACGGCGCCGAACCCGGTAATATCCACGCTTAAGTATTTCAGGAAGGAATATGATGAACATGTCAGGGAGCACAAATGCGCGGCCGGTAAATGCGCGGCGCTTCTTAAGTACTCCATATCGCAGGCGAAATGCAAAAAATGCGGGCTGTGCGCCAAGGTCTGTCCGGCGGACGCCATAACAAAGAACGAGAGAGGGGAATGGTTGATATCTGCCGAAAAATGCGTAAAATGCGGTAAATGTCATGAAACTTGTAAATTTGACGCAATAATACAGGGGTGA
- a CDS encoding (2Fe-2S) ferredoxin domain-containing protein: protein MTRLTRESLKGKKEELARGRTSGNWIKVGMSTCGIAAGADEVFLALSDEVKNKGLGVKILRTGCAGMCYAEPLVEVCCDSLPRVIYGGVDARTAVEILDRHIEKKEIIDDHVYKIIK, encoded by the coding sequence ATGACGCGGTTGACAAGAGAGTCCCTAAAGGGTAAAAAGGAAGAGCTGGCCCGGGGAAGAACGTCCGGGAACTGGATAAAGGTAGGCATGAGCACATGTGGCATTGCCGCCGGCGCCGACGAGGTTTTCCTCGCGCTATCCGATGAGGTAAAGAACAAGGGTCTTGGAGTAAAGATACTCAGGACGGGATGCGCGGGTATGTGCTATGCCGAGCCTCTTGTCGAGGTGTGTTGTGATAGCCTGCCGCGTGTCATATACGGCGGCGTGGACGCTAGAACAGCGGTGGAGATACTCGACAGGCATATCGAAAAAAAAGAGATAATAGATGACCATGTTTATAAGATCATAAAATAA
- a CDS encoding NAD(P)H-dependent oxidoreductase subunit E, with protein sequence MQEIHQVEEIIKEWKGKEGNLIMILHAIEDHYGYIPRNISFTLSRILGTPMARIYEVITFYNYFKLDPPGKHTISVCMGTACYLKGAPQLLRELKRQLKVEEGQTTADGLFHLQVVRCLGCCGLAPVITVDEKVYGKIKASNIKGILDKYVKEGAEVK encoded by the coding sequence ATGCAGGAGATACACCAGGTGGAGGAGATCATCAAGGAATGGAAGGGCAAGGAAGGCAATCTTATAATGATACTCCACGCCATAGAGGACCATTACGGATATATACCGAGGAACATATCGTTCACCCTGTCGAGGATACTGGGTACGCCTATGGCCAGGATATACGAAGTGATAACGTTCTACAACTACTTCAAACTGGACCCTCCGGGGAAGCATACCATCTCGGTATGTATGGGGACGGCATGTTACCTGAAGGGGGCTCCACAGCTTTTGAGGGAACTCAAGAGGCAGCTTAAGGTGGAAGAAGGACAGACCACGGCCGACGGACTTTTCCACCTGCAGGTAGTACGCTGCCTGGGATGCTGTGGACTGGCCCCGGTCATTACGGTGGACGAGAAAGTGTATGGGAAGATAAAGGCATCGAACATTAAAGGGATACTTGATAAGTACGTAAAAGAAGGAGCTGAGGTGAAATGA
- a CDS encoding cache domain-containing protein → MRKYSLQSRLMGSFLVVVLAMGVVITLLGVYVIRKDIIERAQKEVKNGLESARTVYNSRITRTLRMLSLAGDVPSLDVLRKGSGLDYVRVAYTPQDSPSDIVEAAFSGKKAGGSRLMDLGELAKIDDGALERTQIEIRSTPRARPTERKILENVMVIESAVPLFSADGKVERVVYGGRIINRDTELVDQIRDLVFGEKLYRSKPMSTVTVFQRDVRISTNVLDPDGERAVGTRVSEKVYDAVIGQGQTWVDRAFVVADWYLTAYEPIKDIKGTTIGMLYVGLLEAPYLDIEREILLALFIITLVVTGAAVGLSCFLASSISRPLNAILLATSKISAGEFDYRVDEEATRITELNKLAMEFNMMAYMLDERGKNLRISNEQLMVMNKRYLDLVGFVSHELKGILSSIVLNSYNLQNEILGPLNDPQKKALKSMSKNLDYLAETVRNFLNLSRIEKGEMTVRKTQVLFGRDILETSIESFSQVAGEKEMSILVSMASDIELAADPSLMLIVMNNLMSNAVKYGTRGGQIKVNVTKREGEVEVEVYNDGRPIPSVDLDKLFKKFSRLTYAGMEKVKGTGIGLFITKEILQAHDGVIWPEPREKGNSFIFKIRTA, encoded by the coding sequence ATGAGAAAATATAGCCTGCAGTCCAGGCTTATGGGCTCTTTTCTGGTGGTGGTACTGGCCATGGGGGTCGTGATAACCCTTCTCGGGGTATATGTCATCAGGAAGGATATCATAGAGCGCGCCCAGAAAGAGGTCAAGAACGGGCTTGAATCGGCACGTACGGTCTACAACAGCCGGATAACAAGGACGTTGCGTATGCTGTCGCTTGCCGGGGATGTTCCCAGCCTTGACGTGCTGAGGAAAGGATCAGGGCTCGACTATGTCAGGGTGGCGTATACTCCGCAAGATTCCCCGAGCGATATAGTGGAAGCGGCTTTTTCGGGTAAAAAGGCCGGGGGGAGCAGGTTGATGGACCTTGGCGAACTCGCGAAGATAGACGATGGGGCGCTTGAGCGGACGCAGATAGAGATAAGGTCTACGCCCAGGGCCAGGCCGACAGAACGGAAGATCCTGGAAAATGTCATGGTGATAGAAAGCGCAGTGCCGCTGTTCTCCGCGGACGGAAAAGTGGAACGCGTGGTCTACGGAGGGCGCATAATTAACCGCGATACCGAGCTGGTGGACCAGATAAGGGACCTTGTTTTCGGTGAAAAACTTTACAGGTCCAAGCCCATGAGCACCGTTACGGTCTTCCAGCGGGACGTGAGGATATCCACGAACGTGCTGGACCCTGACGGCGAGAGGGCGGTGGGAACGCGTGTGTCGGAGAAGGTGTACGACGCCGTGATAGGGCAGGGCCAGACATGGGTCGACCGTGCCTTTGTAGTGGCGGACTGGTATCTCACGGCGTATGAACCGATAAAGGATATAAAGGGGACCACGATCGGGATGCTGTACGTAGGGCTCCTGGAAGCGCCGTATCTTGATATCGAAAGAGAGATACTCCTGGCGCTTTTTATTATAACGCTAGTGGTCACCGGAGCCGCGGTCGGGCTGTCCTGTTTTCTCGCCTCCTCGATATCCAGGCCGCTTAACGCTATCCTGCTGGCTACGTCCAAGATATCCGCTGGCGAGTTCGACTACAGGGTGGACGAGGAAGCAACGAGGATCACGGAACTTAATAAGCTGGCCATGGAATTCAACATGATGGCGTATATGCTGGACGAGCGCGGCAAGAACCTCAGGATATCCAATGAGCAGCTTATGGTCATGAACAAGAGATACCTGGACCTTGTCGGGTTCGTTTCGCATGAGCTCAAGGGGATATTGTCGTCCATTGTGCTCAACTCTTACAACCTGCAGAACGAGATACTGGGGCCGCTCAACGACCCCCAGAAAAAAGCGCTTAAATCGATGTCGAAGAACCTGGATTACCTGGCGGAGACCGTGCGGAATTTCCTCAACCTCAGCAGGATAGAAAAGGGCGAGATGACCGTAAGGAAGACGCAGGTACTTTTCGGCAGGGACATACTTGAGACCTCCATTGAGTCGTTCAGCCAGGTGGCGGGGGAAAAGGAAATGAGTATCCTCGTGTCGATGGCATCCGACATAGAGCTTGCCGCGGACCCGTCGCTTATGCTGATAGTGATGAACAACCTGATGTCCAACGCCGTAAAATACGGCACCAGGGGCGGCCAGATAAAGGTCAATGTCACAAAGCGGGAAGGCGAGGTAGAGGTCGAGGTGTATAACGATGGCAGGCCCATACCCTCGGTAGATCTTGACAAGCTCTTCAAGAAGTTCTCCCGGCTCACATACGCCGGGATGGAAAAGGTCAAAGGTACGGGTATAGGGCTTTTCATCACCAAAGAGATATTGCAGGCGCACGACGGTGTGATATGGCCCGAACCGCGCGAGAAAGGTAATTCGTTCATTTTCAAGATAAGGACCGCATAA
- a CDS encoding response regulator: MADGKKILVIDDDQDLRQALRAFLEANGYVICEADSAENGIRVYKAERPDAIVVDLMMEEVDSGVNFVKELRLQGNTAPVFLLSGAGDSVSTGTDYSQLGFSGVFQKPLNHNRLLNVLETKLK; this comes from the coding sequence ATGGCCGACGGGAAGAAGATACTTGTAATAGATGACGACCAGGACCTGCGACAGGCTTTGAGGGCATTCCTGGAAGCTAATGGTTATGTGATATGTGAAGCCGACAGCGCCGAGAACGGCATAAGGGTATATAAGGCGGAACGACCGGACGCCATAGTAGTGGACCTCATGATGGAGGAAGTGGATTCGGGCGTGAATTTTGTCAAAGAGTTGAGGTTGCAAGGCAATACGGCTCCGGTATTCCTGCTCTCCGGGGCCGGGGACAGCGTTTCGACCGGTACGGATTACAGCCAGCTGGGGTTCAGCGGTGTGTTCCAGAAACCGCTCAACCATAACAGGCTGTTGAACGTTCTCGAAACGAAACTTAAGTAA
- a CDS encoding hydrogenase maturation protease yields MMDGVKKILIIGYGNPGRLDDGIGPYFAGLVEERALPGVTVDADYQLTVEDAANVAEHDVVIFADASLEGKEPFFFEEVRPGDPNSFTTHSVEPPAVMALAHDLFDAETEGYVLGIRGYEFDEFGEKLSSRARKNVEKALDFILDFVGKNTVSPKK; encoded by the coding sequence ATGATGGACGGCGTGAAGAAGATATTGATCATAGGGTACGGTAACCCGGGCAGGCTGGATGATGGCATCGGACCGTACTTCGCCGGCCTGGTGGAGGAAAGGGCTCTCCCGGGTGTGACAGTGGACGCCGATTACCAGCTTACCGTGGAAGATGCCGCGAACGTAGCGGAACATGATGTAGTGATATTCGCGGACGCGTCCCTGGAAGGTAAAGAACCGTTCTTTTTTGAAGAGGTAAGACCCGGTGATCCTAACTCGTTCACGACGCACAGCGTGGAACCACCGGCGGTAATGGCGCTCGCGCATGATCTTTTCGACGCCGAGACAGAGGGATATGTGCTCGGGATAAGGGGGTACGAGTTCGACGAGTTCGGAGAAAAATTATCCTCCCGGGCCAGAAAAAATGTCGAGAAAGCGCTGGACTTCATACTGGATTTCGTTGGGAAGAACACGGTTTCCCCAAAAAAATAG
- a CDS encoding Ni/Fe hydrogenase subunit alpha produces the protein MKTKDSKRVIIEPVTRVEGHGKVSILLDEENRVKQARLHIVEFRGFERFIQGRPFWEVPVLVQRLCGICPVSHHLAAAKAMDRIVGADKLTPTAEKIRRLMHYGQTFQSHALHFFHLVSPDLLFGFDADPAIRNVIGVARKYPDLAVQGVMMRKYGQEIIKATSGKKIHGTGAIPGGVNKNLTIEERDGFLKDIDQMVEWSRSALKIAKDYTTEHLDELKDFGSFESNHVGLVRDDGAMDLYDGKLRAVDAAGKKIFDHMDPQDYLEYIAEDVKTWSYMKFPFIKSIGPEKGWYRVGPLARVNVCDFIDTPEAEKERKEFMALTGGRPNNITMAYHWARMIETLHSIEKIKELLHDPDLQGNDLVVKGERREEAVSILEAPRGSLFHHYKVNKDDQVVMANLIVSTTNNNEPMNRAVQKVAEDYLSGKEITEGLLNRIEVAIRAYDPCLSCATHAMGRMPLAVSLFDHNGALIDRKSKG, from the coding sequence GTGAAAACAAAAGACAGTAAAAGAGTGATAATAGAACCGGTGACCCGGGTAGAGGGGCACGGAAAAGTATCCATCTTACTGGATGAAGAGAACAGGGTGAAACAGGCCCGTCTTCATATAGTGGAATTCAGGGGCTTCGAGCGGTTCATACAGGGACGGCCTTTCTGGGAAGTGCCCGTGCTCGTGCAGAGGCTGTGCGGTATCTGTCCCGTAAGCCATCATCTCGCGGCGGCAAAGGCGATGGACAGGATAGTGGGAGCGGATAAACTCACGCCTACGGCGGAAAAAATAAGGCGCCTCATGCATTACGGCCAGACGTTCCAGTCCCATGCCCTGCATTTTTTCCATCTGGTTTCCCCTGACCTATTGTTCGGGTTCGACGCGGACCCGGCGATACGTAACGTTATAGGCGTGGCCAGGAAATACCCAGATCTCGCGGTCCAGGGTGTCATGATGAGGAAATACGGCCAGGAGATAATAAAAGCTACGTCCGGGAAGAAGATACACGGTACCGGCGCCATTCCCGGCGGGGTGAATAAGAACCTTACGATAGAGGAACGTGACGGGTTCCTGAAAGACATTGACCAGATGGTAGAATGGTCTCGTTCCGCGCTTAAGATCGCAAAGGATTATACCACAGAGCATCTTGACGAGCTCAAGGACTTCGGCTCGTTCGAGTCCAATCACGTCGGGCTTGTTCGGGATGACGGGGCGATGGACCTTTATGATGGCAAGCTCAGGGCCGTGGACGCTGCCGGGAAGAAGATATTCGACCATATGGACCCGCAGGATTACTTGGAGTACATAGCCGAGGACGTAAAGACGTGGTCCTACATGAAATTCCCGTTCATAAAGTCCATAGGTCCGGAAAAAGGCTGGTACAGGGTCGGTCCGCTGGCGAGGGTCAATGTGTGTGACTTCATTGATACCCCGGAGGCGGAGAAAGAACGTAAGGAATTCATGGCGCTCACTGGTGGAAGGCCGAATAACATAACGATGGCTTATCACTGGGCGCGGATGATAGAGACACTTCACTCCATCGAGAAAATAAAGGAGCTTTTGCACGACCCGGACCTGCAGGGCAATGACCTCGTGGTCAAGGGGGAAAGACGGGAGGAAGCGGTATCCATATTAGAGGCGCCCAGGGGGTCCTTGTTCCACCACTACAAGGTGAACAAGGATGACCAGGTCGTTATGGCGAACCTTATCGTCTCGACCACCAATAATAACGAGCCGATGAACCGCGCGGTACAGAAGGTCGCGGAGGACTACCTGAGCGGGAAAGAGATAACGGAAGGCTTGCTTAACCGCATAGAAGTGGCCATAAGGGCTTATGACCCGTGTTTGTCGTGCGCTACGCACGCCATGGGAAGGATGCCGCTTGCGGTGAGCCTGTTCGACCATAACGGGGCGCTTATTGACAGGAAAAGCAAGGGATGA
- a CDS encoding NADP oxidoreductase: protein MSKDKPKVATASLAGCFGCHMSLLDIDDRILKLIELVDFDKSPVDDIKEFTGRCAVGLIEGGCCNEENVRVLKDFRRHCDVLVSVGDCAINGGIPALRNGIPLKECMDEAYLNGPTVHNPSGQVPNDREIPLVLDKVYPCHEVVKIDYHLPGCPPSADTLWAALVALLEGKPLELPYELIKYD from the coding sequence ATGAGCAAAGATAAACCAAAAGTAGCTACCGCGTCCCTGGCAGGGTGTTTCGGATGCCATATGTCACTCCTGGATATTGATGACCGTATACTGAAGTTGATAGAGCTTGTCGATTTCGACAAATCACCGGTGGACGACATAAAGGAATTCACCGGAAGATGCGCTGTGGGGCTTATCGAGGGAGGGTGCTGCAACGAAGAGAACGTGAGGGTCCTCAAGGATTTTCGCAGGCATTGCGATGTCCTGGTATCGGTCGGGGATTGCGCGATAAACGGCGGTATCCCGGCGCTACGGAACGGGATACCCCTGAAAGAATGTATGGACGAGGCGTATCTTAACGGGCCTACGGTACATAATCCGTCGGGACAGGTCCCCAATGACAGGGAAATACCACTTGTGCTTGATAAGGTCTATCCGTGCCATGAGGTGGTCAAGATAGATTATCACCTGCCGGGGTGTCCGCCTTCCGCTGATACTCTATGGGCCGCGCTTGTGGCCCTTCTGGAAGGAAAACCGCTGGAACTGCCTTACGAGCTTATAAAATACGATTAA
- a CDS encoding 2Fe-2S iron-sulfur cluster-binding protein, which produces MSGKITFTIDGKEIEARQGQTILEAAEDAGIYIPKLCQMKGLVPHGSCRVCTVMVNGRPQAACTQPATDGMVVENDTPELKGMRRDIIDMLFVEGNHFCMFCDKSGNCELQAIAYRLGICAPKFPYLFPNRDLDASHPDIFIDRNRCVLCGRCVEASRDIDGKCVFEFVGRGPHKKIAVNAEAKLVDTDIDITDKAVNVCPVGAIIKKRVGYAVPIGERLYDKEPIGSDVENNKK; this is translated from the coding sequence ATGAGCGGGAAAATAACTTTTACTATCGATGGGAAAGAGATAGAAGCGCGCCAGGGGCAGACCATACTTGAAGCCGCGGAGGACGCGGGTATATACATACCGAAGCTGTGCCAGATGAAAGGTCTCGTGCCGCATGGGAGCTGCCGGGTGTGTACGGTCATGGTCAACGGCAGGCCACAGGCCGCTTGTACCCAGCCGGCTACGGACGGTATGGTGGTGGAGAATGATACGCCCGAGCTCAAGGGTATGCGCAGGGACATAATAGATATGCTATTCGTCGAAGGGAACCATTTCTGCATGTTCTGCGATAAGAGCGGGAACTGCGAGCTCCAGGCCATAGCGTATAGGCTGGGCATATGCGCTCCCAAATTCCCTTATCTTTTTCCGAACAGGGACCTTGACGCGTCGCATCCCGACATATTCATAGACCGTAACAGGTGCGTGTTGTGCGGCCGGTGCGTAGAGGCTTCCAGGGATATTGACGGAAAATGCGTTTTTGAGTTCGTTGGCAGAGGGCCGCATAAAAAGATCGCGGTCAACGCTGAGGCCAAACTGGTCGATACCGATATTGACATAACGGACAAGGCTGTCAATGTATGCCCGGTCGGGGCCATAATCAAGAAACGGGTAGGATACGCGGTCCCTATAGGCGAAAGGCTCTACGACAAAGAACCCATAGGGTCTGATGTGGAGAACAACAAAAAATAA